One Zeugodacus cucurbitae isolate PBARC_wt_2022May chromosome 3, idZeuCucr1.2, whole genome shotgun sequence genomic region harbors:
- the LOC128920349 gene encoding uncharacterized protein LOC128920349, which produces MKRQSFNTALVLFVFMTTLSPLLKLTLALHMKFANIKCTPLNKSCVEFPECRMRAVKRDVNEITVWAKLLQLPIVQSTVQLKFMKKSNGYRPYMTELNFDGCQFLETQSNPLVKYLYSFMLPYTNVNHSCPLNVRLKFMKKSNGYRPYMAELNYDGCKFLSTQSNPLVNYLYSFIRPYTNVNHSCPIDHDIIVKNYRINQGLLNRVTILPSGDYAFLVTWILNNVKCARTEMYYTYKE; this is translated from the exons ATGAAACGCCAATCGTTTAATACCGCTTTAGTGTTGTTCGTCTTCATGACTACTTTGTCACCGTTATTGAAGCTGACACTTGCGCTGCATATGAAATTTGCAAACATCAAGTGTACACCTTTAAATAAAAGCTGTGTAGAATTCCCCGAGTGTCGCATGCGTGCAGTGAAACGTGATGTGAACGAAATCACAGTGTGGGCAAAACTACTCCAGCTGCCAATAGTGCAATCAACG GTTCAactgaaatttatgaaaaagtcCAATGGCTATCGCCCTTATATGACCGAGCTGAATTTTGATGGTTGCCAATTTCTTGAAACTCAAAGTAATCCTTTGGTGAAGTATTTATATAGTTTCATGCTGCCCTACACGAATGTCAATCACTCATGCCCGTTAAAT GTTCGactgaaatttatgaaaaagtcCAATGGCTATCGCCCTTATATGGCCGAGCTGAATTATGATGGTTGCAAATTTTTGTCAACTCAAAGTAATCCTTTGGTGAATTATTTGTATAGCTTCATACGTCCTTACACGAATGTCAATCACTCATGTCCCATAGAT catGACAtcattgtgaaaaattatcgcaTCAATCAAGGACTTTTAAATCGCGTAACAATTTTACCAAGCGGAGACTACGCTTTTTTAGTTACATGGATTTTGAATAACGTTAAGTGTGCACGCACGGaaatgtattatacatataaggaataa
- the LOC105215932 gene encoding uncharacterized protein LOC105215932, giving the protein MKYIDGSYKNFYFNNVYDVCKIMRSKRNALLEFVYQQAMPYTNFNHTCPFYETYLHVKNLRLDDSKLRPMKMIMDGKYALIGTWMSNKIKRLQLELYFTWQK; this is encoded by the exons CTATTTCAACAATGTCTACGATGTATGCAAGATTATGCGCTCGAAACGCAATGCCTTGCTGGAGTTTGTTTATCAACAAGCAATGCCGTATACAAATTTCAATCATACATGTCCTTTTTACGAG ACTTATTTGCATGTGAAGAACCTCCGTTTGGATGACAGCAAATTGCGTCCAATGAAAATGATAATGGATGGAAAGTATGCCTTAATCGGTACATGGATGTCAAATAAAATCAAGCGTCTACAACTTGAATTGTATTTTACATGGCAAAAATGA